The following proteins are co-located in the Microbacterium profundi genome:
- a CDS encoding hemolysin family protein gives MTEEILLLVAAVLLVAFGGLMAAIDAAYSVTSRGDLAEMASEGRRAQALSRIADDLDAHVNAIAFIRVLVEVTAAVLVTVAFTIMFENLWWAMLAAAILMTGITFVLVGASPRTFGRQRSEGMIRGTASIVRGLRLILGPIAQGLVVLGNKVTPGTGRSSFANEDQLLSMVDEAASNDLIEEDDRDLIHSVFDFTDQFVRAVMVPRTEMVTVDAEATNSEAMALFLQRGVSRMPVVDDDADDVVGVLYLKDLVQFAYRDDSAWRAASIRPIARPATFVPESMRAETLLQQMKRDAVHVCLVIDEHGGISGLVTLEDLIEELVGEISDEYDHAAAEVVEMGEGRYRVSARLSLDDVGDLFGIELEDEDVDSIGGLLGKAVDQIPQPGVTATIDGLTLTGGASRGRGRGIATVFVERAAGAGEETHDGDTR, from the coding sequence ATGACCGAGGAGATCCTCCTCCTTGTCGCCGCCGTTCTGCTGGTGGCGTTCGGCGGCCTGATGGCAGCCATCGACGCCGCGTACAGCGTCACCTCGCGCGGTGATCTCGCCGAGATGGCGTCCGAGGGACGCAGGGCGCAAGCCCTCTCCCGCATCGCCGACGATCTGGACGCCCACGTCAACGCCATCGCGTTCATCCGCGTCCTCGTGGAGGTGACCGCCGCGGTGCTCGTCACCGTCGCGTTCACGATCATGTTCGAGAACCTCTGGTGGGCCATGCTCGCCGCGGCGATCCTCATGACGGGCATCACCTTCGTCCTGGTCGGCGCGAGTCCGCGCACGTTCGGACGACAGCGCTCGGAGGGCATGATCCGCGGCACGGCATCGATCGTCCGCGGACTGCGCCTCATCCTCGGTCCGATCGCCCAGGGCCTGGTCGTGCTGGGCAACAAGGTCACCCCTGGAACAGGACGCAGCTCGTTCGCGAATGAGGACCAGCTCCTCAGCATGGTCGACGAGGCGGCCTCGAACGATCTCATCGAAGAGGACGACCGCGACCTCATCCACTCCGTGTTCGATTTCACCGACCAGTTCGTGCGCGCCGTCATGGTGCCGCGCACCGAGATGGTGACGGTCGATGCCGAGGCCACGAACAGCGAGGCGATGGCCCTGTTCCTGCAACGCGGCGTATCGCGGATGCCGGTTGTCGATGATGACGCGGACGACGTCGTCGGCGTGCTCTACCTCAAGGACCTGGTGCAGTTCGCGTATCGCGACGACAGTGCGTGGCGCGCAGCATCCATCCGCCCGATCGCGAGGCCGGCCACGTTCGTGCCGGAATCGATGCGCGCCGAGACGCTGTTGCAGCAGATGAAACGCGATGCCGTGCACGTGTGCCTCGTGATCGACGAGCATGGCGGCATCTCCGGACTCGTCACCTTGGAAGACCTGATCGAAGAGCTCGTGGGCGAGATCTCCGACGAGTACGACCATGCCGCCGCCGAGGTGGTGGAGATGGGCGAGGGCCGCTACCGCGTCAGCGCCCGATTGTCGCTGGACGACGTCGGCGACCTGTTCGGCATCGAACTCGAGGACGAGGACGTGGATTCGATCGGCGGTCTGCTCGGCAAGGCCGTGGACCAGATCCCTCAGCCCGGCGTGACCGCCACGATCGACGGACTGACACTGACCGGCGGCGCGTCGCGCGGCCGGGGCAGGGGCATCGCCACGGTGTTCGTGGAACGCGCCGCCGGCGCCGGTGAAGAGACGCACGATGGAGACACACGATGA
- the hemW gene encoding radical SAM family heme chaperone HemW, producing MGGPLPLGDPAPSDGRLPSALPIDAATPFSAYLHVPFCRVRCGYCDFNTYTSGELRGARQDEYADTLSAEISLAHRVLSEAGALRPMDTVFFGGGTPTLLPPGDLARMLGAAVDAFGMTEGAEVTVEANPDTVTPEVARTLADAGVTRLSVGMQSAVPHVLAALDRTHQPENVRTAVEAAKDAGLAVSVDLIYGAPGETLGDWEASLDAALALESDHISAYALIIEDGTKLARQIRRGEVPRPDDDLQADMYELADQRLAAAGFDWYELSNWARSDEQRSRHNLAYWRGSDWWGFGPGAHSHVAGLRWWNVKHPAAYAQRLAASESPAAGTERPDAKAHLLERVLLESRLAEGLAIADIPEANRDRVAGLIADGLIDGAAALRGRVRLTLRGRLLADAVVRDLTG from the coding sequence ATGGGCGGCCCCCTGCCGCTGGGTGATCCGGCGCCCTCGGACGGCCGCCTTCCCTCCGCCCTTCCCATCGACGCCGCGACGCCGTTCTCGGCGTACCTGCACGTACCGTTCTGCCGCGTGCGCTGCGGCTACTGCGATTTCAACACCTACACATCGGGCGAACTGCGGGGTGCGCGCCAGGATGAGTACGCTGACACGCTCTCCGCGGAGATCTCGCTCGCACACCGCGTGCTCTCCGAGGCCGGTGCGCTGCGCCCGATGGACACCGTGTTCTTCGGCGGAGGGACGCCGACGCTGCTCCCGCCTGGCGATCTGGCGCGGATGCTGGGCGCCGCCGTCGATGCGTTCGGCATGACAGAGGGTGCCGAGGTCACCGTCGAGGCGAACCCCGACACAGTGACGCCCGAGGTCGCGCGAACGCTCGCGGATGCCGGGGTCACGAGGCTGTCGGTCGGGATGCAGTCGGCCGTGCCGCACGTTCTCGCAGCGCTCGATCGCACGCACCAGCCGGAGAACGTGCGAACAGCAGTCGAGGCGGCCAAGGATGCCGGACTCGCCGTCAGCGTCGATCTCATCTACGGCGCCCCGGGCGAGACGCTCGGAGACTGGGAGGCGTCTCTGGATGCGGCGCTCGCGCTGGAGTCGGACCACATCTCGGCGTACGCGCTGATCATCGAGGACGGCACGAAGCTCGCACGTCAGATCCGCCGCGGAGAGGTGCCCAGACCGGACGATGACCTGCAGGCCGACATGTACGAACTCGCCGATCAGCGACTCGCCGCCGCTGGGTTCGACTGGTACGAACTGAGCAACTGGGCGCGCAGCGACGAGCAGCGCTCGCGTCACAACCTGGCGTACTGGCGGGGGAGCGACTGGTGGGGGTTCGGTCCTGGGGCGCACAGTCACGTCGCGGGTCTTCGCTGGTGGAACGTGAAGCATCCCGCCGCGTACGCGCAACGGCTCGCGGCATCCGAATCGCCCGCCGCAGGCACGGAGCGACCCGACGCCAAGGCGCACCTTCTGGAGCGCGTGCTGTTGGAGAGCAGGCTGGCGGAGGGCCTCGCGATCGCCGACATCCCGGAGGCCAATCGCGATCGGGTCGCCGGACTCATCGCCGACGGCCTGATCGACGGCGCCGCAGCGCTGCGCGGGCGCGTGCGTCTGACGCTGCGCGGGCGGCTGCTCGCCGATGCCGTCGTGCGTGACCTCACCGGGTGA
- a CDS encoding GIY-YIG nuclease family protein has protein sequence MAHAYMLRCCDGTLYIGSTIDLDQRLKQHEAGMGAEYTKRRLPVSLFWCGEFDGIDEAFAWEKRLQGWSHAKRVAFAEGGLDAVIGWQARQRREKKRSASTR, from the coding sequence ATGGCACATGCATACATGCTCCGATGCTGCGATGGCACGCTGTATATCGGCAGCACAATCGACTTGGATCAGCGGCTGAAGCAGCACGAAGCCGGAATGGGCGCCGAGTACACCAAGCGCCGGCTCCCGGTGAGCCTCTTCTGGTGCGGCGAGTTCGACGGCATCGATGAGGCGTTCGCATGGGAGAAGCGACTCCAAGGGTGGAGCCATGCCAAGCGCGTCGCGTTCGCAGAAGGCGGACTCGACGCCGTCATCGGATGGCAGGCGCGTCAACGACGTGAGAAGAAGCGTTCGGCTTCGACTCGCTGA
- the ybeY gene encoding rRNA maturation RNase YbeY, translating to MMIEINNESAIDVDETVLQRLTDFNLAQLHVSADAEVAIVLVDEGAMEALHVQWMDEPGPTDVLSFPMDELRPGTEDRPTPAGLLGDIVLCPQVAEAQAQAAGHSLMDELILLTTHGLLHLLGYDHAEPEEEREMFGLQKELIQGFARAERGR from the coding sequence ATCATGATCGAGATCAACAACGAGTCGGCCATCGACGTCGACGAGACGGTGCTCCAGCGGCTCACCGACTTCAATCTCGCTCAGCTGCATGTCAGCGCCGATGCCGAGGTCGCTATCGTGCTCGTCGACGAGGGCGCGATGGAAGCTCTCCACGTGCAGTGGATGGACGAGCCGGGCCCGACCGACGTGCTCAGTTTCCCGATGGACGAGCTGCGACCGGGCACGGAAGACCGCCCGACGCCTGCGGGCCTTCTCGGCGACATCGTGCTCTGCCCGCAGGTCGCAGAGGCCCAGGCTCAGGCCGCCGGTCACTCTCTGATGGACGAGCTCATCCTCCTCACCACGCACGGGCTGCTGCACCTGCTCGGATACGACCATGCCGAACCCGAAGAGGAGCGTGAGATGTTCGGGCTGCAGAAGGAGCTGATCCAGGGATTCGCACGCGCCGAACGCGGCCGATGA
- the dnaJ gene encoding molecular chaperone DnaJ, with protein sequence MADHYEVLGVSRDATTDEIKKAYRKLARQLHPDVNPGDDAAERFKSVTHAYDVLSDDDSRRRYDMGGGDGASSGDFGGFGGFGDIFETFFGAAQGGGRGGRPRSRRERGQDALVRVTLDLGDVVFGAHRDIEVDTAVLCETCQGSCTQAGTSPVTCDICGGSGHVQRQVRSLLGNVVTSQPCGTCEGYGTTIPHPCGTCAGQGRVRSRRTVSLDIPSGVETGLRLQLPGSGEVGKAGGPNGDLYVEVTVSPHASFSRDGDDLLATLEVSMSDAILGTETAIDALDGKVDLEIRPGVQSGDVLTIKGRGITPLRGTQRGDLRVGVQVVTPTKLDSSQRSLIEDFAKKQKAPGPQLAQFQQGLFSKLRDRFRH encoded by the coding sequence GTGGCGGACCACTATGAGGTTCTCGGAGTGTCGCGTGACGCGACGACGGACGAGATCAAGAAGGCGTATCGGAAGCTCGCTCGACAGCTGCACCCGGATGTGAATCCTGGGGACGACGCGGCAGAGCGCTTCAAGAGCGTGACCCACGCCTACGACGTGCTCAGCGATGACGATTCGCGTCGCCGGTACGACATGGGCGGCGGAGACGGCGCCAGCAGCGGGGACTTCGGCGGGTTCGGAGGTTTCGGCGACATCTTCGAGACGTTCTTCGGAGCCGCGCAGGGCGGTGGCCGAGGCGGCCGTCCGCGTTCACGTCGCGAACGCGGGCAGGACGCGCTTGTGCGCGTCACGCTCGACCTCGGCGACGTCGTCTTCGGCGCGCACCGTGACATCGAGGTCGATACCGCCGTGCTCTGCGAGACCTGCCAGGGCTCGTGCACGCAGGCGGGCACGTCGCCGGTGACCTGCGACATCTGCGGCGGCTCTGGGCACGTGCAGCGTCAGGTGCGCAGTCTGCTCGGCAATGTCGTGACGTCTCAGCCGTGCGGCACCTGCGAGGGCTACGGCACGACGATCCCGCACCCGTGCGGCACGTGCGCAGGCCAGGGCCGCGTGCGCTCTCGTCGCACCGTCTCCCTCGACATCCCCTCTGGTGTCGAGACCGGGCTGCGCCTGCAGCTTCCGGGCTCGGGTGAGGTCGGCAAGGCCGGCGGCCCGAACGGTGATCTGTACGTCGAGGTCACGGTCTCTCCGCACGCGTCGTTCAGTCGCGACGGCGATGACCTGCTCGCGACGCTCGAGGTGTCGATGTCTGATGCGATCCTCGGCACCGAGACCGCGATCGACGCTCTGGACGGCAAGGTCGACCTCGAGATCCGCCCCGGCGTGCAGTCGGGAGATGTGCTCACGATCAAGGGCCGCGGCATCACGCCGCTGCGCGGCACGCAGCGCGGCGACCTTCGGGTGGGTGTGCAGGTGGTGACTCCGACGAAGCTCGATTCGTCGCAGCGTTCGCTCATCGAGGACTTCGCGAAGAAGCAGAAGGCACCGGGTCCACAGCTCGCGCAGTTCCAGCAGGGACTGTTCTCGAAGCTGCGTGACAGGTTCAGGCACTGA
- a CDS encoding zinc-binding dehydrogenase — protein sequence MAFRVSGGYATEITIPAEKAFAKPAALTHAAAANLLLAGTTATEMLAVTHAAAGETILLHGASGAVGVSVLQQAAHRGIHVIGTASESRFDEVRRFGGTPIMYGEGLADRARDAAGGEFAAALDAVGTDEAIDVSLELVADRERIVTIAAAGRARAEGLRWIVGSAPDSSGFRDSIRGELVDLAGRGMLEVPVSRTYPLSRALEATRFLAEGHAANPIAFRRRPAPWCLCTIVRACV from the coding sequence GTGGCCTTCCGCGTCAGCGGCGGCTACGCCACGGAGATCACGATCCCCGCCGAGAAGGCCTTCGCGAAGCCGGCCGCACTCACGCATGCGGCCGCGGCAAACCTCCTGCTCGCCGGCACCACCGCGACCGAGATGCTCGCCGTCACCCACGCGGCGGCCGGCGAGACTATTCTGCTGCACGGCGCATCAGGGGCCGTCGGCGTCAGCGTGCTGCAGCAGGCCGCGCACCGCGGCATTCACGTCATCGGTACCGCAAGTGAGTCCCGATTCGACGAGGTGCGCCGATTCGGGGGCACCCCGATCATGTATGGCGAAGGACTCGCCGACCGTGCGCGTGATGCTGCCGGCGGTGAGTTCGCCGCAGCGCTGGATGCCGTGGGCACCGACGAAGCGATCGACGTGTCGCTGGAGCTCGTCGCCGACCGGGAGCGCATCGTCACGATCGCAGCGGCGGGTCGCGCCCGCGCGGAAGGATTGCGTTGGATCGTCGGCTCGGCACCGGACAGTTCCGGTTTTCGCGATAGCATCCGCGGTGAGCTCGTAGATCTCGCCGGGCGCGGAATGCTGGAAGTACCGGTGTCTCGCACGTATCCGCTGTCGCGGGCGCTGGAGGCGACCAGGTTCCTTGCCGAGGGACATGCCGCGAACCCGATCGCTTTTAGGCGGAGACCGGCGCCGTGGTGCCTGTGCACAATCGTGCGCGCATGCGTGTGA
- the hrcA gene encoding heat-inducible transcriptional repressor HrcA, which produces MVSERGLQVLRAIVQDYVESHEPVGSKSIVDRHSFGVSAATIRNDMAQLEDEELITAPHTSSGRVPTDKGYRVFVNHLAQLRPLSTAQRSAIESFLTDPADLDDLMARTVRVLTQLTGQVALAQYPSFARANLTHIELVALAPNRLLVVLVTDAGGVSQRIAGLPIDLDDADVAVLRARLSALLTGQSVREASERVQMLIGAQESARTDAAVRVLGGIIGEELAEFRQERLVMAGAATLARREQDFRGSIHPLLAAIEEQVTLLRLMSEMVTDEHGLAASIGAENEPFGLPEASIVASNYLTHGGTARVGVMGPTRMDYPSNLAAARAVARYLSRMLDEDESSR; this is translated from the coding sequence GTGGTCAGTGAACGAGGTCTGCAGGTTCTTCGAGCCATCGTGCAGGACTACGTCGAATCGCATGAGCCCGTCGGCAGCAAGTCCATCGTCGACCGGCATTCCTTCGGCGTCTCGGCGGCGACGATCCGCAACGACATGGCGCAGCTCGAGGACGAAGAGCTGATCACTGCGCCGCACACCTCGTCCGGCCGTGTCCCCACCGACAAGGGCTATCGTGTCTTCGTCAACCACCTCGCGCAGCTGCGCCCGCTCTCGACGGCGCAGCGCAGCGCGATCGAGTCCTTCCTCACAGACCCTGCCGATCTCGACGATCTGATGGCTCGCACGGTGCGGGTGCTGACGCAGCTCACCGGTCAGGTCGCACTCGCGCAGTATCCGTCGTTCGCACGCGCGAACCTCACGCATATCGAACTGGTCGCGCTCGCCCCCAACCGCCTGCTCGTGGTTCTCGTGACGGACGCGGGCGGCGTGTCGCAGCGCATCGCCGGATTGCCGATCGATCTGGACGATGCGGATGTCGCGGTGCTGCGCGCGAGGCTGTCCGCGTTGCTCACCGGACAGTCCGTGCGTGAGGCATCCGAGCGCGTGCAGATGCTCATCGGGGCACAGGAGAGCGCACGAACGGATGCGGCGGTGCGAGTACTGGGCGGCATCATCGGCGAAGAGCTGGCGGAGTTCCGTCAGGAGCGACTGGTGATGGCAGGAGCGGCGACTCTGGCCCGGCGCGAGCAGGACTTCCGCGGCAGCATCCATCCCCTTCTCGCCGCGATCGAGGAGCAGGTGACACTTCTGCGCCTGATGAGCGAGATGGTGACCGACGAGCACGGCCTCGCCGCGAGCATCGGCGCGGAGAACGAGCCCTTCGGCCTGCCGGAGGCGTCGATCGTGGCGAGCAATTACCTCACGCATGGCGGCACGGCGCGCGTCGGCGTCATGGGGCCGACGCGAATGGACTATCCGAGCAATCTTGCGGCGGCGCGGGCTGTGGCCCGCTATCTGTCGCGCATGCTCGATGAAGACGAGTCGAGCCGCTGA
- the era gene encoding GTPase Era, which translates to MTDTFRSGFATFVGRPNVGKSTLTNALVGEKIAITSEKPQTTRRAIRGILNRPGGQLVIVDTPGIHKPRTLLGERLNDLVEQVLGDVDVIGFCVPATEKVGPGDRRIAASLDGYARAKKVAIVTKTDIADHKQITERLIEVDALREDWAAVIPLSALTREQLDVLTDEMLSMMPKGPALYPEGITTDESQEDRIAEMIREAALEGVRDELPHSIAVVIDDVAPRENSDLTDVHAQIVVERDSQKAIIIGHKGKRLADVGKRARVGIEDLLGTRVFLALHVKVAKEWQRDPKQLGRLGF; encoded by the coding sequence ATGACTGACACCTTCCGCAGCGGATTCGCGACCTTCGTCGGGCGTCCCAACGTCGGAAAGTCCACTCTGACGAACGCTCTGGTCGGCGAGAAGATCGCCATCACCAGCGAGAAGCCGCAGACGACCAGGCGCGCGATCCGCGGCATCCTGAACCGCCCTGGCGGTCAGCTCGTGATCGTCGACACCCCCGGGATCCACAAGCCTCGCACCCTGCTCGGCGAGCGCCTCAACGATCTCGTGGAGCAGGTGCTCGGCGACGTCGATGTGATCGGTTTCTGCGTGCCGGCGACCGAGAAGGTCGGGCCCGGCGACCGTCGCATCGCGGCGTCGTTGGACGGCTACGCGCGGGCGAAGAAGGTCGCGATCGTCACGAAGACCGATATCGCCGACCACAAGCAGATCACCGAGCGGCTCATCGAGGTCGATGCCCTGCGGGAGGACTGGGCAGCCGTCATTCCGCTGTCCGCGCTCACACGTGAGCAGCTCGACGTGCTCACCGATGAGATGCTGTCGATGATGCCGAAGGGGCCGGCGCTGTACCCGGAGGGGATCACGACCGACGAGTCGCAGGAGGACCGGATCGCGGAGATGATCCGCGAGGCCGCTCTGGAGGGTGTGCGCGACGAGTTGCCGCACTCGATCGCGGTCGTCATCGATGACGTGGCGCCGCGCGAGAACAGCGACCTCACCGACGTGCACGCGCAGATCGTCGTCGAGCGCGACAGCCAGAAGGCGATCATCATCGGACACAAGGGCAAGCGACTGGCGGATGTCGGAAAGCGGGCACGTGTCGGCATCGAAGACCTGCTCGGCACGCGGGTCTTCCTCGCACTGCATGTGAAGGTCGCGAAAGAATGGCAGCGCGACCCGAAGCAGCTGGGACGCCTGGGTTTCTGA
- a CDS encoding PhoH family protein produces MVRLLGPQDRLLKMLEKQHPDVQVLVRGNEITLTGDREPVAAAKNLVEELLTMTREGYDLAPSDVESSARMLRQEGGPRPSEVLGEAILSTRGRVIRPKTMGQKEYVDAIEENTIVFGIGPAGTGKTYLAMAKAVQALQRKEVTRIILTRPAVEAGERLGFLPGTLNDKIDPYLRPLYDALNEMMDPDVVPRLMATGTIEVAPLAYMRGRTLNDSFVVLDEAQNTTPEQMKMFLTRLGFGTKMVVTGDITQVDLPQGASGLRLVTRVLDDIEDIHFSRLTSADVVRHSLVGRIVDAYSEYDEQRTAQRVEREQAHALRQAQGPDARTERRGGLRPGPRDRSPKRGHSS; encoded by the coding sequence ATGGTGAGGCTGCTCGGGCCCCAGGACCGCCTGCTGAAGATGCTCGAGAAGCAGCATCCGGACGTGCAGGTGCTCGTCCGCGGCAATGAGATCACCCTCACCGGCGACCGGGAACCCGTCGCCGCGGCCAAGAACCTCGTGGAGGAACTGCTCACGATGACAAGAGAAGGCTACGACCTCGCTCCCAGCGACGTCGAGAGTTCCGCGCGCATGCTCCGCCAGGAAGGCGGTCCCAGGCCCAGCGAGGTTCTCGGCGAAGCGATCCTGTCGACCAGGGGCCGCGTGATCCGGCCGAAGACCATGGGGCAGAAGGAGTACGTCGACGCGATCGAGGAGAACACGATCGTCTTCGGCATCGGCCCCGCCGGAACCGGCAAGACGTACCTCGCGATGGCGAAGGCCGTGCAGGCCCTCCAGCGCAAAGAGGTCACGCGCATCATCCTCACTCGTCCCGCCGTGGAGGCGGGGGAGCGACTCGGGTTCCTTCCCGGCACGTTGAACGACAAGATCGACCCGTATCTGCGCCCGCTCTACGACGCCCTCAATGAGATGATGGATCCCGACGTCGTCCCGCGCCTGATGGCCACGGGCACGATCGAGGTGGCACCCCTCGCGTACATGCGCGGACGAACGCTCAACGACTCCTTCGTCGTGCTCGACGAGGCGCAGAACACCACGCCGGAGCAGATGAAGATGTTCCTGACCCGTCTCGGATTCGGCACGAAGATGGTCGTCACCGGAGACATCACCCAGGTCGACCTGCCACAGGGGGCTTCGGGCCTTCGCCTCGTCACCCGCGTGCTGGACGACATCGAGGACATCCACTTCTCCCGGCTCACCAGCGCCGATGTCGTGCGTCATTCCCTGGTCGGCAGGATCGTCGACGCCTACAGCGAGTACGACGAGCAGCGCACCGCACAGCGGGTGGAACGCGAGCAGGCGCACGCCCTTCGACAGGCTCAGGGACCGGATGCTCGGACGGAACGTCGCGGTGGGCTGCGCCCAGGGCCGAGGGACCGTTCGCCGAAACGAGGACACTCATCATGA
- a CDS encoding 16S rRNA (uracil(1498)-N(3))-methyltransferase has product MALHFLVEDSGSASTGDIVSLTGAEAKHAAVVRRLRVGESVTIGDGTGIWLDGEVTDVSASRVDVRIAGRAAIEAPAKRLVLVQALAKGDRDELAVQAACELGVDEVVPWQASRSISRWEGAKAVKGRERWTAIVREASKQAHRAWVPEVSAPLSTGQLIAHADGQRMLVLDPTATLRLSAVEPDDRDLMLIVGPEGGIAPDELEKFEAAGAERVRLGDTVLRTSTAGPAAIAVLSATLGRW; this is encoded by the coding sequence ATGGCGCTGCACTTCCTCGTGGAGGACTCGGGCTCGGCGAGCACCGGAGACATCGTGTCGCTGACCGGTGCCGAGGCGAAGCATGCCGCGGTCGTACGCCGGCTGCGGGTCGGCGAATCGGTGACGATCGGCGATGGCACCGGCATATGGCTGGACGGCGAGGTGACGGATGTCTCCGCGTCGCGCGTGGATGTTCGCATCGCCGGGCGTGCGGCGATCGAGGCACCGGCGAAACGGCTGGTTCTCGTGCAGGCTCTCGCCAAGGGCGACCGCGACGAGCTCGCGGTGCAGGCGGCGTGCGAGTTGGGCGTCGACGAGGTCGTGCCCTGGCAGGCGTCTCGGAGCATCTCCCGGTGGGAGGGCGCGAAGGCGGTCAAGGGCCGCGAGCGGTGGACGGCGATCGTCCGCGAGGCGTCGAAGCAGGCCCATCGGGCGTGGGTGCCGGAGGTGTCGGCACCGCTTTCGACCGGGCAACTCATCGCGCACGCGGACGGACAGCGGATGCTGGTGCTCGATCCGACCGCGACCTTGCGGCTGTCAGCCGTCGAGCCCGACGATCGTGACCTGATGCTGATCGTCGGCCCCGAGGGCGGCATCGCGCCGGACGAGCTCGAGAAGTTCGAGGCCGCCGGCGCCGAGCGCGTACGCCTCGGCGACACCGTGCTGCGCACCTCGACCGCGGGTCCTGCGGCGATCGCCGTGCTCTCCGCAACTCTCGGCCGCTGGTAG
- a CDS encoding Fic family protein, whose product MAVAELLRQGSRIALEVVANVRATEDAIAILSDRRQPITVVDIERLQHVIEPSLEPGLRREQNWVGGAGWSPLRADFVPPPESEVPRLVDDLARFLTSTEGNAVVRAAIAHAQFETIHPFVDGNGRTGRALIHTVLRRSDALRNILVPISTVFAGDTNAYISGLGAFRSKPQRLDDWIVGFSAAAVQAAENAIQLYGDIERLQQETMRTLIDFRTTRGISPAAPRKGAVVLRIVDDLASNPVLTVTTAAVRHEVSIAAVHKALTELADAGILGRSTDHKGKLVCWTADRHLALVALTERGNRVGAGDTENRRPRSGPPVPDAEHVGVLRRKNREQ is encoded by the coding sequence TTGGCTGTCGCCGAGCTGTTGCGGCAAGGTTCGCGCATCGCGCTCGAAGTCGTGGCCAACGTTCGCGCCACTGAAGATGCGATAGCGATCCTGTCGGATCGACGCCAACCGATCACAGTCGTGGACATAGAGCGACTGCAGCATGTCATCGAACCGTCGTTGGAGCCAGGACTGCGACGCGAGCAGAACTGGGTGGGGGGCGCGGGATGGAGTCCGCTCCGTGCGGACTTCGTGCCTCCTCCTGAATCGGAGGTTCCTCGACTTGTCGACGACCTTGCGCGTTTTCTCACCTCGACTGAAGGAAATGCGGTTGTCAGGGCCGCGATCGCACATGCGCAGTTCGAGACGATCCACCCGTTCGTCGATGGGAACGGGCGCACCGGACGCGCGCTGATTCACACGGTGCTGCGCCGCAGCGATGCATTGCGAAACATCTTGGTGCCGATCAGTACCGTGTTCGCCGGTGACACGAACGCCTATATTTCAGGCCTTGGCGCGTTTCGTTCGAAACCTCAGCGCCTCGACGACTGGATCGTCGGATTTTCAGCGGCTGCTGTACAGGCAGCCGAGAATGCGATCCAGTTGTACGGGGATATCGAGAGATTGCAACAGGAGACGATGCGCACGTTGATCGACTTTCGAACGACACGTGGGATTTCGCCGGCCGCGCCGCGAAAGGGGGCCGTCGTGCTGCGCATCGTCGATGACCTTGCCTCGAACCCTGTGCTCACCGTGACCACCGCCGCGGTGCGTCATGAGGTCTCGATCGCAGCCGTGCACAAAGCACTGACGGAGCTCGCTGATGCCGGGATCCTCGGACGCAGCACCGATCACAAGGGCAAGCTCGTCTGCTGGACGGCCGATCGGCATCTGGCGCTTGTGGCGCTGACAGAACGCGGCAATCGCGTCGGGGCTGGTGACACCGAGAACCGCCGACCAAGATCGGGACCGCCAGTCCCGGACGCCGAGCACGTGGGTGTCCTACGCAGGAAGAATCGGGAACAGTGA
- a CDS encoding HIT domain-containing protein codes for MTEPSIFTRILNGDVPGEIIASTGKLFAIRDISPQAPVHLLVIPKTDQYRDVVELAAGDPELLAELIAFAGELAGDHADGDFRLVFNTGANAGQTVFHVHAHILAGGLTEKSLVA; via the coding sequence ATGACGGAACCCTCGATCTTCACCCGAATCCTCAACGGTGACGTTCCCGGTGAGATCATCGCGTCCACGGGAAAGCTGTTCGCGATCCGCGACATCTCGCCACAGGCGCCTGTGCACCTGCTCGTGATCCCGAAGACCGACCAGTACCGCGATGTCGTCGAACTCGCCGCGGGCGATCCTGAACTGCTCGCGGAACTCATCGCCTTCGCCGGTGAGCTCGCCGGCGATCACGCCGACGGCGACTTCCGACTCGTGTTCAACACCGGCGCGAACGCCGGGCAGACCGTGTTCCATGTCCACGCCCACATCCTCGCCGGCGGGCTGACGGAGAAGAGCCTCGTTGCCTGA